A single window of Gossypium arboreum isolate Shixiya-1 chromosome 13, ASM2569848v2, whole genome shotgun sequence DNA harbors:
- the LOC108455783 gene encoding pentatricopeptide repeat-containing protein At3g62470, mitochondrial-like codes for MYLSLRTSSAAAPRFIQRHYNSGFSYRFIHGGPNADFFFLNQTPRPREKRRRGGGQVCLLRGSSLPLFNLLHPSPYHSLHRFSLQIPFPLPHSSSFRHLQAPLLALDLNLRGFSSVTGGDRDSDTDTGSDSTESRSDPKEVERVCKVIDELFSLDRNMEAVLDECRINLTHDLVIDVLNRFRHARKPAFRFFCWAGQKPGFNHDSRTYNKMMNVLAKNRQFITMSRLIEEMGANGVLTLDTFIIAIKAFAAAKERRKAVMVFDLMKKYKYKVDVDIVNCLLDSLGRVMLAREAQMLFEKLRDRFTPNLNSYTILLNGWCKVRNLMEAGKVWNEMIDKGFEPDVVAHNVMIDGLLRSRKMSDAAKLFEAMKSKGPSPNVRSYTIMIREFCKQGKMNFAIQYFEEMRGCGCLPDAAIYTCLITGFGNQRNMDVVFRLLKEMQEIGCPPDSQTYNALIKLLTTQRKPDDAMRVYKKMIQTGIQPTIHTFNMMMKSFFQSRDYDTSRAIWDEMRENGFCPDDVSYTIFIGGLIRLGRSGDTCRLLEEMFEKGMKPPQLDYNKFAADFSRAGKSDILEELAQKMKSSGNVQASDIFTRWAEMMKKRIKRKGPFKTDGRCI; via the coding sequence ATGTATCTTTCTCTAAGGACTTCCTCAGCCGCCGCCCCTAGATTCATCCAACGCCATTATAACTCTGGGTTTTCTTACAGATTCATCCATGGCGGACCAAATGCAGACTTTTTCTTTCTCAACCAGACACCAAGACCACGAGAAAAACGACGACGTGGAGGAGGGCAAGTGTGCTTGCTTCGTGGTAGCTCTCTTCCCTTGTTTAATTTGCTTCATCCTTCTCCTTATCATAGTCTCCATCGTTTTAGTCTTCAAATTCCATTTCCTTTGCCACACTCCTCTTCATTCCGTCATTTACAAGCACCGTTGCTAGCTCTAGATTTGAATCTGAGAGGTTTCTCTAGTGTCACCGGCGGTGATAGAGATTCCGATACCGACACCGGATCCGATAGCACCGAGTCTAGGTCGGACCCAAAGGAAGTTGAGAGAGTATGCAAGGTGATCGACGAATTGTTTAGCTTAGACCGAAACATGGAAGCTGTTTTGGATGAATGTAGGATTAATCTTACTCATGATTTAGTCATTGATGTACTCAACCGGTTTCGGCACGCTAGAAAACCGGCGTTTCGATTTTTCTGTTGGGCCGGACAAAAACCAGGGTTTAATCATGATTCCAGGACttataataagatgatgaatgttTTAGCTAAGAATAGACAGTTTATAACCATGTCGAGATTGATTGAAGAAATGGGTGCTAATGGGGTTTTAACATTGGATACTTTTATTATTGCCATTAAAGCTTTTGCTGCCGCCAAGGAGCGGCGGAAGGCAGTCATGGTCTTCGATTTGATGAAGAAGTACAAGTATAAAGTGGATGTTGATATTGTTAATTGCTTGCTTGATAGTCTTGGGAGGGTTATGCTTGCGAGAGAAGCGCAAATGCTTTTCGAGAAGTTGAGAGATCGGTTTACGCCCAATTTGAATTCATATACGATATTGCTAAACGGTTGGTGCAAGGTGAGGAATTTGATGGAAGCAGGGAAGGTATGGAATGAGATGATCGATAAGGGTTTCGAGCCTGATGTTGTTGCTCATAATGTTATGATCGATGGGTTGTTGAGGAGTAGGAAGATGTCGGATGCAGCGAAGTTGTTTGAGGCCATGAAAAGTAAAGGGCCTTCACCAAATGTTCGTAGCTATACTATTATGATTCGGGAGTTTTGCAAGCAAGGAAAGATGAATTTCGCAATTCAGTATTTCGAGGAAATGCGTGGTTGCGGATGTTTGCCCGATGCAGCCATTTACACATGTTTGATCACCGGTTTCGGAAATCAGAGAAATATGGACGTGGTTTTTAGATTGTTGAAAGAGATGCAAGAAATAGGTTGTCCACCTGATAGTCAAACCTACAACGCCCTGATTAAATTATTAACGACTCAACGAAAGCCGGACGATGCAATGAGGGTATACAAGAAAATGATTCAAACCGGAATCCAACCAACAATTCACACTTTCAACATGATGATGAAATCGTTCTTCCAATCCAGGGACTACGACACAAGCCGTGCAATTTGGGACGAGATGCGCGAAAATGGGTTTTGCCCTGACGATGTTTCATACACCATTTTCATCGGAGGACTAATCCGTTTAGGTCGGTCAGGAGACACATGTAGACTGTTAgaagaaatgtttgagaaaggaATGAAACCTCCTCAACTTGATTACAATAAGTTTGCAGCCGATTTTTCTAGAGCCGGCAAATCCGACATACTCGAGGAGCTGGCTCAAAAGATGAAGTCCTCCGGTAATGTCCAAGCCTCGGATATATTCACAAGATGGGCCGAGATGATGAAGAAAAGGATTAAGAGAAAGGGTCCTTTCAAAACCGATGGAAGGTGCATCTAA
- the LOC108479330 gene encoding uncharacterized protein LOC108479330 produces the protein MGCCVSSSCSCKHASPNTVRLVHLNGYVEDLDYPISVSQAIGNPPKQFLCTAAQLLSAGSQPLSPDAPLQPGQLYFVLPFSTLKGDASPLDMAALVKRLTERAKSHRALPATRCLSRTTMTMNGRTRRRETTVHVGVRRSYRVRSWKPILDTIREMSFSRRSESDIQEIDFITSNV, from the coding sequence ATGGGGTGTTGTGTATCTTCTTCTTGCTCTTGCAAACATGCATCTCCGAATACAGTTCGACTAGTTCATCTCAATGGCTACGTAGAGGACTTGGACTATCCCATCTCAGTGAGTCAAGCCATAGGGAACCCTCCTAAGCAGTTTCTATGCACCGCGGCTCAGCTTTTATCGGCAGGGTCCCAGCCACTGAGCCCCGATGCTCCGCTCCAACCAGGCCAGCTTTACTTTGTGCTGCCGTTTTCGACTTTAAAGGGTGACGCGTCTCCGCTGGATATGGCGGCGCTTGTGAAGAGGTTGACGGAAAGAGCTAAATCCCACCGTGCGTTGCCGGCAACTAGGTGTTTGTCGAGGACGACGATGACCATGAACGGCCGGACGAGGAGAAGGGAGACGACGGTACATGTTGGGGTTCGAAGGTCGTATAGGGTGAGGTCGTGGAAGCCCATTTTGGATACAATTAGAGAAATGTCGTTTAGTCGTCGGAGTGAATCTGATATACAAGAGATTGATTTTATTACAAGCAATGTCTAG